Proteins from a genomic interval of Eulemur rufifrons isolate Redbay chromosome 10, OSU_ERuf_1, whole genome shotgun sequence:
- the C10H5orf58 gene encoding putative uncharacterized protein C5orf58 homolog, with amino-acid sequence MLKNNVTDHKLNVEAIIKNIHTISLELKKMKEHSQLLLCDLTLHFSHPVKTEDLTETKGNNPLYEESKISDVSLASNSFSV; translated from the exons aTGCTTAAGAATAATGTTACTGATCATAAGCTAAATGTGGAAGCCATAATTAAAAACATTCACACAATTTCTCTAGAGTTGAAGAAGATGAAAG AGCACTCCCAGTTACTGCTTTGTGACCTTACTCTACATTTTAGTCACCCTGTGAAGACAGAAGACTtaacagaaacaaaaggaaacaatccCCTCTATGAAGAGTCTAAAATATCAGATGTATCCCTTGCTTCTAATAGTTTTTCTGTCTGA